One region of Paenibacillus polymyxa M1 genomic DNA includes:
- a CDS encoding nitric oxide synthase oxygenase: protein MEVKQQLLHEAEQFIYTCYEELGRSRDDAEARLLDIRHDIETIGTYDHTYEELEHGALMAWRNSNRCIGRLFWDKLLVRDARGASDATQVVHELLEHIRIGTNGGKIKPTLTVFRASQPGQPNIRIWNHQLIRYAGYETDQGVIGDPISVDFTNACRDLGWQGAMTAFDILPLVVEAGGQPPKLFDIPEHLVMEVPIEHPELSYIASLGLRWYAVPMISDMTLEIGGIIYTAAPFNGWYMGTEIGARNFADTFRYNMLPQVAKLMGLDTTSETTLWRDRALVELNIAVLHSFKKAGVSIVDHHTAAAQFKLFEEREAKAGRVLTGNWTWLIPPLSPATTHIFHSSYDNRLVKPNFGVQEKPYMTRQAKPTTDAALPQKPQGCPFHSG from the coding sequence GTGGAAGTGAAACAACAGCTTTTGCATGAAGCGGAGCAGTTTATATATACATGTTATGAGGAGCTGGGCCGAAGCCGCGATGATGCGGAAGCCCGGCTTCTTGATATTCGTCACGACATAGAGACTATTGGAACGTACGATCATACTTACGAAGAGCTGGAACACGGGGCACTTATGGCTTGGCGGAATAGCAATCGTTGTATCGGTCGCTTGTTTTGGGACAAGCTTTTGGTCAGGGATGCACGTGGAGCGTCAGATGCGACGCAAGTAGTTCACGAGCTATTGGAGCATATCCGCATAGGAACGAATGGCGGTAAAATTAAGCCTACGCTTACTGTATTCCGCGCATCCCAGCCGGGCCAGCCGAATATTCGTATTTGGAACCATCAACTCATTCGTTATGCTGGATATGAAACGGATCAAGGGGTCATCGGGGATCCGATCTCAGTGGATTTTACGAATGCTTGTAGGGATTTGGGGTGGCAAGGAGCAATGACTGCTTTTGATATATTGCCGCTAGTTGTGGAAGCGGGAGGCCAACCTCCCAAGCTCTTTGATATTCCTGAACATTTGGTGATGGAGGTGCCCATTGAGCATCCGGAACTCTCGTATATAGCCTCTCTGGGATTGCGCTGGTATGCTGTGCCTATGATTTCAGATATGACGCTGGAGATTGGCGGTATCATCTATACAGCAGCTCCATTTAACGGCTGGTATATGGGGACAGAAATCGGTGCCCGTAATTTTGCGGATACCTTCCGCTATAATATGTTGCCACAGGTGGCAAAACTGATGGGGCTGGATACGACGAGTGAAACAACGCTATGGCGTGATCGGGCGCTGGTAGAGTTGAACATTGCTGTGCTGCATTCTTTTAAAAAAGCGGGGGTCAGCATTGTCGATCATCATACCGCAGCAGCACAATTCAAGTTGTTTGAGGAACGGGAAGCCAAGGCTGGTCGCGTGCTGACAGGTAATTGGACGTGGCTGATCCCACCGTTGTCACCAGCAACCACGCATATTTTTCATAGTTCTTACGATAATCGGCTTGTGAAGCCGAATTTCGGAGTTCAGGAAAAGCCATATATGACGAGACAGGCTAAACCAACAACAGATGCAGCGCTGCCGCAGAAGCCGCAAGGCTGTCCTTTTCATTCTGGATAA
- a CDS encoding PadR family transcriptional regulator, with translation MNVNIQFKKGVLELCVLVLIGRRDRYGYELAQAVSRHIEVAEGALYPLLRRLVSEGYCTTYLQESTEGPPRKYYRLTDTGSHYTRLLTREWNDFVHHVASLLEEGNSDE, from the coding sequence GTGAATGTGAACATCCAATTCAAAAAAGGGGTACTGGAACTATGCGTTCTAGTTCTAATTGGACGTAGAGACCGCTATGGCTACGAATTGGCTCAAGCCGTCTCCCGTCATATCGAAGTAGCAGAGGGAGCCCTATATCCACTGCTTCGCCGTCTGGTATCAGAGGGATACTGCACGACGTATTTACAGGAATCGACCGAGGGTCCGCCCCGTAAATATTATCGGCTAACCGATACCGGTAGCCATTATACAAGACTACTTACACGGGAATGGAATGATTTTGTCCATCATGTCGCAAGCCTACTGGAGGAAGGAAATTCCGATGAATAG
- a CDS encoding DUF6985 domain-containing protein, protein MDWKHWYRELEQDDETWDVSEEVVLRGVVHLDFCGQPSEIEAEFIVGADSEEQAQTIEEPTELQKKTWETYMACSSEIHPQVLESIHHYYVDIVEKYRKAYSSWGEDPNEYAPYVERPEQLLDRMQLISILISDSSEKDELYLNFSCSWDREHGLGVHLKQMKIEHIQGAYTLYDLE, encoded by the coding sequence ATGGACTGGAAACACTGGTATAGGGAATTGGAACAGGATGATGAGACTTGGGATGTGTCGGAGGAGGTTGTACTACGTGGTGTGGTACATCTTGATTTTTGCGGGCAGCCATCGGAGATAGAAGCTGAATTTATCGTGGGAGCCGACTCTGAAGAACAGGCACAGACTATAGAAGAACCTACAGAGCTGCAAAAAAAGACATGGGAGACGTATATGGCATGTTCGTCAGAGATCCATCCTCAAGTATTGGAGTCCATACACCATTATTATGTAGACATAGTGGAAAAGTATCGGAAGGCATACAGCTCATGGGGAGAGGACCCTAATGAATATGCGCCTTATGTGGAGCGACCAGAGCAATTGCTGGATCGAATGCAGCTTATATCTATACTGATTTCCGACTCATCGGAAAAGGATGAACTATATTTGAATTTTAGTTGTTCCTGGGATCGAGAACATGGCTTAGGTGTACATCTGAAGCAGATGAAAATCGAGCATATTCAAGGTGCATATACATTATATGACTTGGAATAA
- the metE gene encoding 5-methyltetrahydropteroyltriglutamate--homocysteine S-methyltransferase, with amino-acid sequence MSINERSALSGLISSNLGYPRIGGNREWKKALERFWQGSIDESELHSEMKRLRLEHLSKQRDKGIDRIPVGDFSYYDHVLDTSVMFGLVPERFNYRPTGPIPLSVYFGIARGQKGATASEMTKWMNTNYHYIVPELANAAPVLTENKPLLAYREAKQELGIEGKPVLIGPYSFVVLSKGYDRKDLASIIRTFQPLYARVLSELAAEGVQWVQIDEPVLTTSFPAEDLEIIQEVYEALTQAAPSLNIMLQTYFGSLDHYERLTELPVQGLGLDFVYDDGENLQHICQHGFPKGKTLGAGVIDGRNIWRSDLNAVAALLDQLAEQTTAAQLIVQPSCSLLHVPVSLDAEHKLDRELVHALAFADEKLDEIAVLTAALGKHDPSAIAKLEQSSDAVARFNRSAARVQTAADLADLLAKEPLSRSVPFAERRVIQQNRLKLPPLPTTTIGSFPQTAEVRKARLHYRKGEWSAEQYRTFIQQQIKEWIDIQEDIGIDVLVHGEFERTDMVEFFGEKLKGFAFTQNGWVQSYGSRCVKPPIIYGDVSFDQPMTVEETAFAQSLTSKPVKGMLTGPVTILNWSFERNDIPRRQVALQLALALRAEVEALEQAGISMIQVDEPAIREGLPLKKEQQQAYLDWAVQAFLVTTATAQPATQIHTHMCYSEFQDMIQSISDMDADVISIETSRSHGELIVSFEDQVYDKGIGLGVYDIHSPRIPDVSEMLSMIQRALRVLPSDLFWVNPDCGLKTRTKEESVAALRQMVQAAQAARAVLSVSN; translated from the coding sequence ATGTCCATTAACGAACGATCTGCATTGTCGGGTTTGATTAGCAGTAATCTGGGTTATCCACGTATCGGTGGGAACCGGGAATGGAAGAAAGCACTGGAGCGCTTCTGGCAGGGTAGTATTGACGAAAGCGAACTGCATAGTGAGATGAAAAGATTGCGTCTGGAGCATCTGAGCAAGCAACGTGACAAAGGGATTGATCGCATTCCTGTCGGAGACTTCTCCTATTACGATCATGTGCTGGACACATCCGTGATGTTCGGTCTCGTCCCCGAACGCTTCAACTATCGTCCTACAGGTCCAATTCCTCTATCTGTGTATTTCGGGATCGCACGTGGGCAGAAGGGAGCTACTGCCAGTGAAATGACCAAATGGATGAATACCAATTACCACTACATCGTTCCCGAATTGGCAAATGCGGCTCCGGTGCTCACTGAAAACAAACCATTACTAGCTTATCGTGAAGCAAAGCAGGAGCTAGGCATTGAAGGTAAACCGGTTCTCATCGGTCCCTATTCATTTGTTGTTTTATCCAAAGGCTATGATCGTAAGGATCTCGCTTCTATTATACGAACCTTCCAGCCTTTATACGCCCGAGTCTTGTCAGAGCTAGCAGCAGAAGGCGTTCAATGGGTCCAAATCGATGAACCTGTCCTGACCACCTCATTCCCGGCAGAGGATCTGGAGATTATTCAGGAGGTCTATGAAGCTTTGACCCAAGCTGCACCCTCGTTGAACATCATGCTGCAAACCTACTTTGGCAGCCTGGACCATTATGAGCGTCTGACTGAACTTCCGGTACAGGGACTGGGTCTTGATTTTGTATACGATGATGGCGAAAATCTTCAGCATATATGCCAGCATGGCTTCCCTAAAGGGAAAACGCTGGGTGCTGGTGTCATTGACGGACGCAATATCTGGCGCAGCGACCTGAATGCCGTGGCTGCACTGTTGGACCAGTTAGCAGAACAGACCACTGCCGCACAGCTTATCGTACAGCCATCGTGCAGTCTGCTGCATGTGCCGGTCAGTCTGGACGCAGAGCATAAGCTGGACCGAGAACTGGTGCATGCACTAGCCTTTGCCGATGAAAAGCTGGATGAAATCGCAGTCTTGACGGCTGCACTTGGTAAGCACGATCCATCTGCAATTGCCAAGCTTGAGCAAAGTTCGGATGCGGTAGCCCGCTTCAACCGCTCCGCGGCAAGGGTACAGACAGCTGCCGATTTGGCCGACCTGCTGGCAAAAGAGCCACTGTCACGCAGCGTTCCTTTCGCCGAGCGCCGGGTGATTCAGCAAAATAGGCTGAAGTTGCCCCCACTGCCTACGACGACCATCGGCAGTTTCCCGCAAACTGCTGAGGTCCGCAAGGCCCGTCTGCACTATCGCAAAGGAGAATGGTCTGCCGAGCAATATCGGACATTTATCCAACAGCAGATCAAGGAATGGATTGATATCCAAGAGGACATTGGCATAGATGTGCTTGTACATGGGGAATTTGAACGGACCGACATGGTTGAATTTTTTGGCGAAAAGCTGAAAGGCTTTGCTTTTACACAAAACGGGTGGGTGCAGTCCTACGGCTCCCGCTGTGTTAAACCGCCGATCATTTACGGAGATGTGTCGTTCGATCAACCTATGACCGTGGAAGAGACGGCATTTGCTCAGTCGTTAACCTCCAAGCCAGTTAAAGGGATGCTTACAGGCCCTGTGACCATTTTGAACTGGTCCTTTGAACGTAATGATATTCCACGCAGGCAAGTAGCTTTGCAGTTAGCTCTGGCATTACGGGCAGAGGTAGAGGCACTCGAACAAGCGGGTATTAGCATGATTCAGGTGGATGAACCCGCAATTCGTGAAGGGCTTCCGTTGAAAAAAGAACAACAGCAGGCCTATTTGGATTGGGCTGTTCAAGCCTTCCTTGTGACCACGGCCACCGCTCAGCCTGCGACCCAAATCCATACACACATGTGCTATTCCGAATTCCAGGATATGATCCAGTCCATTTCAGACATGGATGCCGACGTGATTTCTATTGAAACCTCTCGTAGCCACGGAGAACTGATTGTTAGCTTTGAGGATCAGGTTTACGACAAAGGCATCGGTCTGGGTGTATACGATATCCACAGTCCGCGCATTCCTGATGTATCAGAAATGCTAAGCATGATTCAGCGTGCCTTGCGCGTACTGCCATCAGATTTGTTCTGGGTTAATCCAGACTGTGGGCTGAAAACCCGTACCAAGGAGGAATCTGTTGCCGCATTGCGGCAAATGGTACAGGCGGCTCAAGCAGCCCGTGCCGTGCTGTCTGTATCCAACTAA
- a CDS encoding DUF1700 domain-containing protein, protein MNRKQFLTEVEQRLSPLPAEVRHELLSDLSQHFDYGLVNGKSESEIAHELGNPEDIAREALDVPNAAWNASPPLRQGSFARNIFTFLGLLFLNLLISIPIMATLWAVWASLAVVSISFIVAPLLAVTDYALNSTFYPAKFFFSITLTGIGLLLLPGVRYLLLLMVKSTVRYWKWNQTTLRGAY, encoded by the coding sequence ATGAATAGAAAACAGTTTCTTACAGAGGTGGAACAGCGTCTTTCTCCTCTCCCTGCAGAGGTACGCCATGAGCTGCTTAGTGATTTGAGCCAGCATTTTGACTACGGGTTGGTTAATGGCAAAAGCGAAAGTGAGATTGCCCATGAACTGGGTAACCCAGAAGATATTGCTCGAGAAGCGTTGGATGTTCCCAATGCAGCCTGGAACGCTTCTCCTCCGCTTCGCCAGGGCAGCTTTGCTCGCAATATTTTTACTTTCCTAGGGCTGTTGTTTCTCAATTTGCTAATCTCCATCCCGATTATGGCTACCCTATGGGCAGTATGGGCTTCATTGGCTGTGGTATCGATCAGCTTCATTGTAGCCCCCCTTCTCGCTGTTACTGATTATGCGCTAAACAGCACCTTTTACCCGGCCAAATTCTTTTTCTCTATCACGTTGACGGGTATAGGTCTATTGCTGCTGCCTGGAGTACGTTATCTCTTACTCCTTATGGTCAAGAGCACAGTACGATACTGGAAATGGAATCAGACTACCCTGAGGGGAGCTTACTAA
- a CDS encoding DUF4097 family beta strand repeat-containing protein produces MNKKWFIAAGLCIVIGAAGMVAYGAPWNQQVMKETTAINKKWTFTRGQLQNLKVDSSDNVSILFTPGSGDQGTIRISGEVQTKVADQIHNAQIENGKLTIQSEPAPSLSFFSITPDLDQTITVEMPSGETLTDLQVDAHSGNVKLQDASVKNTSITATSGTAEITNLQSTHLIANLTSGNFTASQLAADMELKLTSGDVTIRDYSGNGLLSLTSGETNITQRAVANLEVNADSGDVKIKQAPDFKGVYNVRSDSGSVNTPESVPGSVNVIKVETTSGDIDISK; encoded by the coding sequence ATGAATAAAAAGTGGTTTATTGCAGCAGGTCTGTGCATTGTCATCGGTGCAGCCGGAATGGTGGCCTACGGTGCTCCATGGAATCAACAAGTAATGAAAGAAACAACAGCTATAAATAAAAAGTGGACATTCACACGTGGTCAGCTACAAAACCTGAAAGTGGACAGTTCTGATAATGTTTCTATTTTGTTCACTCCTGGCTCTGGTGACCAAGGTACGATACGCATCAGCGGAGAAGTTCAGACAAAAGTCGCCGACCAAATTCATAATGCCCAAATTGAGAACGGTAAGCTTACCATTCAATCGGAGCCGGCCCCTTCCTTGTCATTCTTTTCGATCACTCCTGATTTGGATCAAACGATTACCGTAGAGATGCCCTCTGGCGAAACACTAACTGACCTACAGGTAGATGCACACTCAGGGAATGTAAAGCTTCAAGATGCCTCTGTGAAAAACACTTCTATCACCGCTACTTCAGGCACTGCCGAGATTACAAACCTCCAAAGTACCCACCTGATCGCAAATTTAACATCCGGCAATTTTACAGCCAGTCAGCTTGCAGCAGATATGGAGTTAAAGCTTACTTCAGGTGATGTTACCATTCGCGATTATAGCGGTAATGGTCTTCTCTCCCTAACCTCAGGGGAGACAAATATTACACAACGGGCCGTAGCCAACTTGGAAGTGAATGCTGATTCTGGTGACGTGAAGATTAAGCAAGCTCCCGATTTTAAAGGTGTTTATAATGTCCGCTCTGACTCTGGGAGTGTCAATACTCCCGAATCTGTTCCCGGTAGTGTGAACGTGATTAAGGTCGAAACCACTTCAGGAGATATTGATATTTCCAAATAG
- a CDS encoding 3-ketoacyl-ACP reductase, with the protein MELKNKTAIITGASKGIGKAIAETLAKEGVNLGLISRTLTDLQKLQDSLGSTYGVKVVSAVADISDRTQAAAAVASLEHELGAVDILINNAGIATFGTVADMDPEEWERIIRVNLMGTYYVTHAALPSMLAQQSGNIINISSTAGERGFATGSAYCASKFALMGFTEALMQEVRKSNIRVTALTPSTVNTELAVNAGLPIGDEDRMLQPQDLADLTLAALKLPPRVQLKVAGIWTTNPQ; encoded by the coding sequence ATGGAACTTAAGAACAAAACAGCCATTATTACAGGAGCCAGCAAAGGAATCGGTAAGGCAATTGCCGAAACTTTGGCCAAGGAAGGCGTTAATCTGGGGTTAATCTCACGCACATTGACCGACCTACAAAAGCTGCAGGATTCACTGGGGAGTACATACGGTGTGAAAGTGGTGAGTGCTGTTGCGGATATATCCGATCGCACACAGGCCGCTGCCGCTGTAGCTTCACTGGAGCATGAACTGGGTGCCGTCGATATTTTGATCAACAATGCAGGCATCGCCACCTTCGGCACAGTCGCAGATATGGACCCCGAAGAGTGGGAACGTATTATTCGCGTAAACCTGATGGGAACCTATTATGTGACACACGCCGCTCTTCCAAGCATGCTGGCGCAACAGAGCGGAAATATTATTAACATTTCCTCCACAGCAGGAGAACGAGGTTTTGCAACAGGCTCTGCATATTGCGCATCCAAATTTGCTTTGATGGGATTCACGGAAGCACTGATGCAGGAAGTTCGCAAATCCAACATTCGGGTTACCGCGCTGACACCAAGCACGGTCAATACAGAATTGGCTGTAAATGCGGGATTGCCTATTGGTGACGAGGACCGCATGCTTCAGCCGCAGGATTTGGCCGATCTGACGTTAGCTGCATTGAAGCTGCCGCCACGGGTTCAATTAAAAGTAGCCGGCATTTGGACAACCAACCCACAGTAA
- the nrdG gene encoding anaerobic ribonucleoside-triphosphate reductase activating protein — translation MNLCGYIPESLNEGYGLRTVVFISGCRHACPGCFNPASWNFRAGEPFAPERQQEVIRDIMDNPLLDGLTLCGGDPFFSAAECSQFVRDFRAACPDRTVWAYTGFVYEDLVMDPERQELAFLCDVIVDGRFVEQQKDLTLPFRGSRNQRLVDVRASIQAGYTVSLA, via the coding sequence GTGAATTTGTGCGGCTATATTCCGGAATCTCTGAATGAAGGATACGGCCTGCGCACCGTCGTATTCATTAGCGGTTGCCGCCATGCCTGTCCCGGCTGTTTTAATCCAGCTTCGTGGAACTTCCGCGCAGGGGAGCCATTCGCGCCTGAGCGTCAACAGGAGGTTATCCGTGATATCATGGATAACCCGCTGTTGGACGGACTGACTCTCTGCGGGGGAGACCCTTTTTTCTCAGCAGCAGAATGCTCGCAATTTGTACGTGACTTCCGCGCGGCTTGTCCCGACCGAACCGTATGGGCCTATACAGGCTTTGTTTACGAGGATCTGGTCATGGATCCGGAACGACAGGAGCTAGCGTTTTTGTGTGACGTGATTGTAGATGGCCGTTTTGTTGAACAGCAAAAGGATCTGACCCTCCCCTTTCGAGGCAGTCGTAATCAACGTCTGGTAGATGTGAGAGCCAGTATTCAGGCAGGTTACACCGTTTCATTGGCTTAA
- a CDS encoding AbrB/MazE/SpoVT family DNA-binding domain-containing protein: MKNTGMTRPLDHLGRIVLPKELRTSMNINIGDALDFFITPEGLMIRKYTGVSCYFCGAVDHLSYFRDHLICKSCIENLKSDNPSSHLSEARPVQPKKRRSYRNQNELLNKLKQLMEEYPNVSQKELAEMLELSQGRVSQLKKLLL, encoded by the coding sequence ATGAAGAACACAGGAATGACACGACCACTAGACCATTTGGGACGCATTGTGCTACCCAAAGAACTACGCACTTCTATGAATATTAATATTGGAGATGCCCTCGATTTTTTTATTACACCAGAGGGACTGATGATTCGCAAATATACGGGGGTTTCTTGTTATTTTTGTGGCGCCGTTGATCATTTAAGCTATTTCAGAGATCATCTGATCTGCAAGAGTTGTATTGAAAACCTGAAGAGCGATAATCCCTCCAGTCATTTGAGTGAAGCACGTCCTGTCCAGCCGAAGAAAAGAAGAAGCTACAGGAATCAGAATGAGCTCCTGAATAAACTAAAGCAGCTCATGGAGGAATACCCTAATGTCTCTCAAAAAGAATTAGCCGAAATGCTGGAATTGTCTCAAGGTCGTGTGTCACAGCTTAAAAAGCTGCTCCTTTGA
- a CDS encoding Dps family protein, with protein sequence MSTLNHTNAPTQEAIQELHKALNRHVATWSVLYTKLHYFHWYVKGPKFFTLHAKFEELYNEATANLDTIAERLLAIGGRPAATLKEHLQLSAIQESAGEQTAEDMVKAVVADFKTITVELASGMEAAEAAQDKATEDLLNGLREEMDKHIWMLTAYLG encoded by the coding sequence ATGAGTACATTAAATCATACGAACGCACCTACACAAGAGGCTATTCAAGAACTGCACAAGGCTTTAAACCGTCACGTGGCTACCTGGTCTGTACTGTACACAAAGCTGCATTATTTTCACTGGTATGTAAAAGGACCTAAATTCTTCACACTGCATGCTAAATTCGAGGAGCTTTATAATGAAGCAACAGCTAATCTGGATACGATTGCTGAACGTTTGTTGGCTATTGGCGGTCGTCCTGCTGCGACCTTGAAGGAGCATTTGCAACTGTCAGCTATTCAGGAGTCCGCAGGCGAGCAGACAGCCGAAGATATGGTGAAGGCCGTTGTAGCTGATTTTAAAACGATTACTGTTGAATTGGCTAGTGGTATGGAAGCAGCAGAAGCGGCACAGGACAAAGCAACAGAGGATCTTCTGAATGGCTTGAGAGAAGAAATGGATAAACATATCTGGATGCTTACAGCATATTTGGGATAA